The proteins below are encoded in one region of Hordeum vulgare subsp. vulgare chromosome 3H, MorexV3_pseudomolecules_assembly, whole genome shotgun sequence:
- the LOC123444750 gene encoding uncharacterized protein LOC123444750 isoform X2 — protein sequence MARNPACSVYVGNLDENVPERVLYEILIQAGHVVDLHIPCDKETGRPKGFAFAEYETEAIAQYAVRLFPGLVRLNAFWTRQALIKWQYSTYPVVNGGVPHNGFSQGYHPYNVHPQALPPRPVHEDREFVHGTYGYNSHVYGSVLNASYGGYVVNAVGHGAMRQPIIYPSY from the exons ATGGCGAGGAACCCGGCCTGCTCCGTCTACGTAG GCAACTTGGATGAGAATGTCCCTGAGAGAGTCTTGTATGAGATTCTTATTCAGGCCGGCCATGTAGTAGACCTACACATACCATGTGACAAGGAAACTGGGCGTCCCAAAGGTTTTGCTTTTGCTGAATATGAGACAGAGGCAATTGCTCAGTATGCTGTTAGACTTTTTCCAGGACTTGTTAGGCTTAATG CTTTCTGGACAAGACAAGCCCTCATCAAATGGCAATATTCCA CATATCCGGTGGTAAATGGTGGGGTTCCACATAATGGTTTTTCACAAGGCTATCATCCTTACAATGTTCACCCTCAAG CATTACCACCTCGACCGGTGCATGAGGACCGAGAGTTTGTACATGGTACGTATGGTTACAACAGTCATGTATATGGTTCTGTTCTGAATGCTAGCTACGGAGGTTATGTTGTGAATGCTGTTGGTCACGGAGCTATGAGGCAGCCAATCATTTACCCATCCTACTAG
- the LOC123444750 gene encoding splicing regulator RBM11-like isoform X1 — protein sequence MARNPACSVYVGNLDENVPERVLYEILIQAGHVVDLHIPCDKETGRPKGFAFAEYETEAIAQYAVRLFPGLVRLNGKTLKFALSGQDKPSSNGNIPVMPKLNPIPLPKQTQFVHSSDTLVSHKPAYPVVNGGVPHNGFSQGYHPYNVHPQALPPRPVHEDREFVHGTYGYNSHVYGSVLNASYGGYVVNAVGHGAMRQPIIYPSY from the exons ATGGCGAGGAACCCGGCCTGCTCCGTCTACGTAG GCAACTTGGATGAGAATGTCCCTGAGAGAGTCTTGTATGAGATTCTTATTCAGGCCGGCCATGTAGTAGACCTACACATACCATGTGACAAGGAAACTGGGCGTCCCAAAGGTTTTGCTTTTGCTGAATATGAGACAGAGGCAATTGCTCAGTATGCTGTTAGACTTTTTCCAGGACTTGTTAGGCTTAATGGTAAAACACTTAAATTTGCG CTTTCTGGACAAGACAAGCCCTCATCAAATGGCAATATTCCAGTAATGCCTAAACTCAACCCTATACCATTACCAAAGCAGACTCAGTTTGTGCATTCTAGTGATACGCTTGTGTCGCATAAACCAGCATATCCGGTGGTAAATGGTGGGGTTCCACATAATGGTTTTTCACAAGGCTATCATCCTTACAATGTTCACCCTCAAG CATTACCACCTCGACCGGTGCATGAGGACCGAGAGTTTGTACATGGTACGTATGGTTACAACAGTCATGTATATGGTTCTGTTCTGAATGCTAGCTACGGAGGTTATGTTGTGAATGCTGTTGGTCACGGAGCTATGAGGCAGCCAATCATTTACCCATCCTACTAG